In the Carassius auratus strain Wakin chromosome 50, ASM336829v1, whole genome shotgun sequence genome, one interval contains:
- the duox gene encoding dual oxidase 1 codes for MGLCELLLKTLTALSVLCQATGANSAITWEVQRYDGWYNNLADHDRGAADAALLRLLPAQYADGVYLPRQEPHLPNPRQISNIAMSGQSGLMSYRNRSVLSVAFGYHVWSEISESRRPGCPPEFMHIKVHKEDPVFGSNSSQPVLLQFQRAEWDPSTGKSPNNPRTQVNHVTAWIDGSSIYGSSSSWCDALRMFSKGLLASGASQDMPQRSSSGYLMWSAPDPSTSPGSQELYEFGNAWANENIFTVTEGIIWFRYHNYLASKLHEEHPSWSDEELFQNARKRVIATFQNIAFYEWLPAYLGAPVTSYPGYQKYVDPGISAEFEAAAVRFGLTLAPPGVYKRNRTCHYKSAVNSDASKSPALRLCNTFWNRNNPNLQSSQDVDELIMGMASQIAEREDNVIVEDLRDYMYGPLRFSRSDAVALTIQRGRDFGLPSYNQIRESLNMLPVNSWDEINPKLYNTQLLRVLEKLYEKDTSRLELFVGGLLESQEGPGPVFSTIILDQFERIRNADRFWFENIQNGLFTEEEIQAIRNTTFHDVLLDVTSAEEGDLQKNVFFWVNGDPCPQPQPIRASDLHPCTKASSMSYFDNSSKAGFGVTVVVLFLFPVVSYIVACVVARVRTARYKRFQKKLRGSTTDKKPAHETIAKEWLGHNAAPQQVTLAFNEKKVFQTFDENGSLLSSHSMSNQDHLNVLISNDHQHRALLLKIPKEYDMVLFFEDGGQRSKFLSHLRSVLEGRIQNLTVMEMSEKELLRDAVTRTQREKIVETFFKHAFSKVLDIDKSDAGDLSNRTREALQCELTRAEFASVLGLKPDSLFVESMFTLADKDGNGYLSFQEFLDVIVIFMKGTPEEKSRLLFSMHDIKGDGFLSKEEFTFLLRSFIDISESALSKSQADDGIAAMLQAAGLYNKDCFSWEDFHLLLRDHSAQLSIKGMEVLGKKKIARQQRVSFIKKNSPSAVEELTHRREGEQDQELRQRQTKKTEQNIPKVYVRPRRERYNRNAVQQCIQQVKRFIENYRRHIICTVIIYGITAGLALERCYYYGLQAHASGIPETSMVGVLVSRGSAAAISFLFPYMLLTVCRNLITMCRETFLNRYIPFDAAIDLHRHMAMTAVVLSVVHSLGHVVNVYVFCISDLSILACLFPRVFSNNGSELPMKWTFWFFKTVPGLTGVLLLLIFAFMYVFASRYFRRISFRGFWITHHLYVLVYVLTVIHGSYALLQEPRFHIYLIPPGLLFLLDKLISLNRNKVEIPVLKAELLPSDVTYLEFKRPQGFVYRSGQWVRIACLALGTDEYHPFTLTSAPHEETLSLHIRAVGPWTSKLREAYTPENLQELGGYPKLYLDGPFGEGHQEWTDYEVSVLVGAGIGVTPFASILKDLVFKSSVKFKFHCRKVYFIWVTRTQRQFEWVSDIIREVEDMDAQELVSVHIYITQLAEKFDLRTTMLYVCERHFQKVWNRSLFTGLRSVTHFGRPPFLAFLSSLQEVHPEVEKIGVFSCGPPGLTKNVEKACQQMNKRDQTHFVHHYENF; via the exons ATGGGTTTATGTGAGCTACTCTTGAAGACTTTAACTGCACTGTCTGTTCTCTGTCAAGCTACTG GTGCCAATTCTGCCATTACCTGGGAAGTTCAAAGGTATGATGGGTGGTACAATAATTTGGCAGATCACGATCGAGGGGCTGCAG ATGCAGCACTGCTCCGTCTCCTTCCGGCGCAGTACGCAGATGGCGTTTATCTCCCCCGACAGGAACCGCACCTGCCAAACCCCCGCCAGATAAGCAACATAGCGATGAGTGGCCAATCTGGTCTCATGTCCTACAGGAACAGAAGCGTTCTCTCTGTGGCCTTCG GTTACCATGTGTGGTCTGAGATCTCAGAATCACGAAGGCCTGGTTGTCCACCTGAGTTCATGCATATTAAAGTCCATAAAGAAGATCCTGTCTTTGGCTCTAACTCTTCACAACCGGTCCTGCTTCAGTTCCAGAGAGCAGAGTGGGATCCGAGCACGGGCAAAAGTCCTAACAATCCCCGCACACAG GTGAATCACGTGACAGCATGGATAGATGGCAGCTCCATCTATGGATCGTCCAGCTCATGGTGCGATGCCTTGAGAATGTTTTCCAAAGGACTGCTGGCGTCAGGCGCCTCACAGGACATGCCCCAGCGCAGCAGCAGTGGTTACCTCATGTGGAGCGCGCCGGACCCCAGCACCAGCCCCGGCTCACAGGAGCTCTACG AGTTTGGGAATGCCTGGGCCAATGAGAACATCTTTACGGTCACTGAGGGAATTATTTGGTTTCGTTACCACAATTACCTGGCCTCCAAACTGCACGAGGAACACCCCTCTTGGTCAGATGAAGAGCTTTTCCAAAATGCCCGGAAGAGGGTTATTGCCACATTTCAG AATATAGCATTCTATGAGTGGCTGCCGGCCTATCTGGGAGCTCCAGTGACTTCCTATCCAG GTTATCAGAAATATGTTGATCCAGGGATCTCTGCTGAGTTTGAAGCTGCTGCTGTGAGGTTTGGACTGACTCTTGCACCACCTGGTGTATATAAAAG AAACAGGACATGTCACTACAAAAGTGCTGTGAACAGCGACGCAAGTAAATCTCCTGCCCTGCGTTTATGCAACACCTTCTGGAACCGAAAT aatCCAAACCTGCAGTCCAGTCAGGATGTAGATGAGCTAATAATGGGCATGGCTTCTCAGATCGCTGAGCGAGAGGACAACGTTATTGTGGAGGATTTGAGAG ACTACATGTACGGCCCCTTGAGGTTCTCGCGCTCTGATGCAGTGGCTTTGACCATCCAGAGGGGGCGTGATTTTGGGCTGCCCAGTTATAACCAGATCAGGGAGAGCCTCAACATGCTGCCTGTCAACAGCTGGGACGAGATCAACCCTAAACTGTATAACACACAG TTGTTAAGGGTGCTTGAAAAGTTGTATGAGAAGGATACCTCCAGACTTGAGCTATTTGTGGGCGGCCTGCTAGAATCACAGGAAGGACCCGGTCCAGTGTTTTCCACCATCATCCTGGACCAGTTTGAACGAATAAGGAACGCTGATCGCTTCTGGTTTGAGAACATACAAAATGG CTTGTTCACTGAAGAGGAGATCCAAGCCATACGTAACACCACATTTCATGATGTCCTTCTGGACGTTACTAGTGCGGAGGAGGGCGACCTTCAAAAGAATGTGTTCTTCTGGGTGAACG GTGATCCCTGCCCCcagcctcagccaatcagagcctcTGATCTACACCCCTGCACAAAGGCTTCCTCTATGAGTTACTTTGACAACAGCAGCAAAGCTGGTTTTGGAGTAACGGTGGTGGTACTCTTCCTGTTTCCAGTTG TTAGCTACATAGTAGCTTGTGTAGTTGCTCGTGTCCGGACGGCCAGATACAAACGATTCCAAAAGAAGCTCAGAGGTTCTACCACAGACAAGAAACCTGCACATGAAACTATTG CCAAAGAGTGGTTGGGGCACAATGCAGCACCTCAACAAGTTACACTTGCATTCAACGAGAAGAAAGTATTCCAGACCTTTGATGAAAACGGCTCTCTTCTCAGTTCTCACAGCATGAGCAATCAAGACCACCTGAATGTGTTAATATCAAATGACCATCAGCATCGTGCTTTGCTCTTGAAGATCCCCAAAGAGTATGATATG GTTTTGTTCTTTGAGGATGGTGGACAGAGGTCAAAGTTTCTGAGTCACCTGCGCTCTGTGCTGGAGGGCAGAATTCAGAATCTGACCGTGATGGAAATGAGTGAGAAAGAGCTTCTTAGAGATGCAGTGACCAGAACACAGAGGGAAAagattgtggagacatttttCAAGCACGCTTTTTCAAAG GTCTTGGACATTGATAAAAGTGATGCAGGAGACTTGAGCAATAGGACCAGAGAAGCTTTACAGTGTGAGCTCACACGAGCTGAATTCGCCAGTGTGCTCGGTCTGAAGCCTGACTCACTCTTTGTTGAGTCCATGTTCACACTGGCTGACAAGGATGGTAATGGATACCTTTCGTTTCAGGAGTTCCTGgatgttattgtcattttcatgaaAG GTACTCCTGAGGAAAAGTCTAGGCTTTTGTTTTCAATGCATGACATTAAAGGAGATGGCTTCTTGTCCAAGGAAGAGTTCACTTTCCTACTCAG GTCTTTCATTGATATCTCTGAAAGTGCTCTATCTAAGAGTCAGGCTGATGATGGTATAGCAGCTATGCTTCAGGCAGCTGGTCTTTACAACAAAGATTGTTTCTCCTGGGAGGACTTTCACCTTCTGCTGCGAGACCATTCAGCTCAGCTCAGTATTAAAG GCATGGAAGTActtggaaagaaaaaaatagccAGACAACAGCGAGTATCTTTCATTAAGAAAAatag TCCTTCAGCAGTGGAAGAGCTTACTCACAGGCGTGAGGGGGAGCAAGACCAGGAACTTCGTCAAAGACAGACCAAGAA AACTGAACAAAACATCCCTAAAGTGTACGTGAGGCCTCGGAGGGAGCGCTACAACAGGAACGCAGTGCAGCAATGCATCCAGCAGGTCAAACGCTTCATAGAAAACTACAGAAGACATATCATTTGCACAGTCATTATATACGGGATCACTGCTGGACTAGCACTGGAAAGATGCTATT ATTATGGTTTACAGGCCCATGCCAGTGGCATCCCAGAGACCTCCATGGTGGGTGTGCTCGTGTCTCGCGGTTCTGCGGCCGCAATCTCCTTCCTGTTTCCCTACATGCTCCTCACTGTGTGCCGTAACCTGATAACCATGTGCAGAGAGACTTTTCTCAACAGATACATCCCGTTCGATGCGGCCATCGACCTTCACCGTCACATGGCTATGACTGCTGTCGTCCTCTCAG TTGTTCACAGTTTGGGGCATGTGGTCAACGTTTATGTTTTCTGCATCAGTGACCTCAGTATTCTTGCCTGCCTGTTTCCTAGAGTGTTCTCCAACAATGG ATCTGAGCTTCCAATGAAATGGACCTTCTGGTTTTTCAAGACAGTTCCTG GTCTCACTGGGGTTCTTTTGCTGTTGATTTTTGCTTTTATGTACGTCTTCGCCTCACGCTATTTCAGACGCATCAGCTTTAGAGGATTCTGGATCACACACCACCTCTATGTGCTCGTCTATGTCCtg ACAGTGATCCACGGCAGCTACGCCCTCCTCCAGGAGCCCCGCTTCCACATCTACCTGATCCCCCCgggcctcctcttcctcctggacAAGCTCATCAGCCTCAACAGGAACAAGGTGGAGATCCCAGTGTTGAAAGCGGAGCTGCTGCCCTCAG ATGTAACTTACCTGGAGTTTAAGCGTCCTCAAGGTTTTGTCTACCGCTCGGGACAGTGGGTACGTATCGCATGCCTGGCGCTGGGCACAGATGAGTATCACCCTTTCACCCTGACCTCCGCACCACATGAGGAGACCCTCAGCCTTCACATCCGTGCAGTGGGACCCTGGACCAGCAAACTCCGAGAGGCCTACACCCCTGAGAATCTCCAGGAGCTTGGAGGATATCCAAAG CTGTATCTTGATGGGCCGTTTGGGGAGGGTCATCAGGAGTGGACAGACTATGAGGTGTCAGTTTTGGTGGGTGCTGGGATTGGAGTCACACCCTTCGCTTCCATCTTAAAAGACTTGGTGTTCAAATCTTCAGTCAAGTTCAAATTTCACTGCAGAAAG GTGTACTTTATTTGGGTGACACGAACTCAGCGTCAGTTCGAGTGGGTGTCTGACATCATAAGAGAGGTGGAGGACATGGACGCTCAGGAGCTGGTGTCAGTGCACATCTACATCACACAGCTGGCTGAGAAATTCGATCTCCGCACCACCATGCTG TATGTCTGTGAGCGGCACTTTCAGAAGGTGTGGAACAGGAGTCTGTTCACCGGCCTGCGCTCCGTCACACACTTCGGCCGCCCACCCTTTTTGGCTTTTCTCAGCTCACTACAGGAAGTTCATCCAGAG GTGGAGAAGATCGGCGTGTTTAGCTGCGGTCCTCCTGGTCTGACCAAGAATGTGGAGAAGGCCTGCCAGCAAATGAACAAACGTGACCAGACACATTTTGTTCACCACTATGAGAACTTCTAG